Proteins from a genomic interval of Medicago truncatula cultivar Jemalong A17 chromosome 3, MtrunA17r5.0-ANR, whole genome shotgun sequence:
- the LOC11418307 gene encoding G-type lectin S-receptor-like serine/threonine-protein kinase At4g27290 produces MKKHNKVLILMVCTFLLCFKPTLSKQNTLTPNQFMQYHETLVSSAGMYEAGFFNFGDSQRQYFGIWYKNISPRTIVWVANRNTPVQNSTAMLKLNNQGSLVILDGSKGVIWNSNSSRTAAVKSVIVQLLDSGNLVVKDASRSFKNEDFLWESFNYPGDTFLAGMKLRSNLVTGPYRYLTSWRSSEDPADGEFSYRIDTHGFPQQVIAKGKTILYRGGSWNGYHFNGVSWQIVHRVLNYSFMLTDKEVTYQYATFNSSMITRFVLDPYGIPNRFIWSDQKQNWVAISSRAVDQCEDYAFCSINSNCNINDFPVCECLEGFMPKFQTKWKSSNWSGGCRRRTKLNCLNGDGFLKYTSMKLPDTSTSWYDKNLSLEECKTMCLKNCSCIAYANSDIRDGGSGCLLWFNNIVDMRKHPDVGQDIYIRLASSELDHKKNNEKLKLVGTLAGVIAFIIGLIVLVLATSAYRKKLGYMKMLFLSKHKKEKDVDLATIFDFSIITSATNHFSNKNKIGEGGFGPVYKGILADGQEIAVKRLSKTSGQGTEEFKNEVKLMATLQHRNLVKLFGCSIQQDEKLLIYEFMPNRSLDYFIFGTTLQSKLLDWTKRLEIIDGIARGLLYLHQDSTLRIIHRDLKTSNILLDIDMIPKISDFGLARSFMGDQAEANTNRVMGTYGYMPPEYAVHGFFSIKSDVFSFGVVVLEIISGTKNRGFCDPQHNLNLLGHAWRLWIEERSLEFIADISYDDAISSKIIRFIHVGLLCVQQKPENRPNMSSVVFMLKGENLLPKPSKPGFYAGRDTTNSIGSSSINDASISMLEAR; encoded by the exons atgAAAAAGCATAATAAGGTGCTAATTCTAATGGTGTGTACTTTCTTACTTTGCTTCAAGCCCACTTTATCTAAACAGAACACTCTTACTCCAAATCAGTTTATGCAATATCATGAAACCCTTGTTTCTTCAGCTGGAATGTATGAAGCAGGATTTTTCAACTTTGGCGATTCACAGCGTCAATACTTCGGTATATGGTACAAGAACATATCACCAAGGACTATTGTGTGGGTTGCTAATCGAAATACTCCTGTACAAAACTCAACAGCAATGCTGAAACTTAACAATCAAGGAAGTCTTGTTATTCTTGATGGCTCCAAAGGTGTCATCTGGAACTCCAATTCATCAAGAACTGCGGCGGTGAAATCAGTTATTGTGCAGCTTTTGGATTCGGGAAACCTTGTTGTGAAAGATGCAAGCAGAAGTTTTAAGAATGAGGATTTTTTGTGGGAAAGTTTTAATTATCCTGGTGACACTTTCCTTGCTGGAATGAAGCTGAGAAGTAACTTAGTTACTGGTCCATATAGATATCTGACTTCTTGGAGATCCTCTGAAGATCCTGCTGACGGTGAGTTTTCGTATAGGATAGATACTCATGGTTTTCCTCAACAGGTTATTGCAAAGGGAAAAACAATTCTGTATAGAGGTGGGTCATGGAATGGATATCATTTCAATGGAGTTTCTTGGCAAATAGTTCATAGAGTCTTGAATTACTCATTCATGTTAACTGATAAAGAAGTTACTTATCAATATGCAACGTTTAACAGTTCAATGATTACTAGATTTGTGCTAGATCCATATGGAATTCCAAACCGTTTTATATGGTCAGATCAGAAACAAAATTGGGTGGCTATATCTAGTCGTGCTGTAGACCAGTGTGAAGATTATGCCTTTTGTAGTATTAACTCAAATTGCAATATTAATGATTTTCCAGTATGTGAATGCTTGGAAGGTTTCATGccaaaatttcaaacaaaatggAAGTCGTCGAATTGGTCTGGTGGGTGTCGGAGGAGAACAAAATTGAATTGCCTCAATGGTGATGGCTTTTTGAAGTACACAAGCATGAAGTTGCCAGACACGTCAACATCTTGGTATGACAAGAACTTGAGCCTTGAGGAATGTAAGACAATGTGTTTGAAAAACTGTTCTTGCATTGCATATGCAAATTCTGATATCAGAGATGGTGGGAGTGGCTGCTTACTTTGGTTTAACAATATTGTGGACATGAGAAAACATCCTGACGTAGGACAAGACATTTACATACGACTCGCATCTTCCGAACTTG ATCATAAAAAGAATAACGAGAAGTTGAAGCTTGTTGGGACTCTTGCAGGAGTTATTGCATTCATTATTGGACTAATCGTTCTGGTATTGGCCACATCAGCATATAGAAAGAAGCTTG GGTATATGAAAATGTTATTTCTATCGAAACACAAGAAGGAGAAAGATGTTGACTTGGcaacaatatttgatttttcaatcATCACTAGCGCAACAAATCACTTttctaacaaaaacaaaataggagAAGGCGGATTTGGACCGGTATACAAG GGCATTTTAGCAGATGGACAAGAGATTGCTGTTAAGAGGCTATCTAAAACATCAGGACAAGGAACTGAGGAATTCAAAAATGAAGTAAAGTTGATGGCAACACTTCAACACCGTAATCTTGTAAAACTTTTTGGTTGTTCTATTCAACAAGATGAAAAGTTGTTGATCTACGAATTCATGCCAAACAGAAGCTTGGATTactttatttttg GTACTACTCTGCAAAGCAAGTTACTAGATTGGACTAAGCGCTTGGAAATTATTGATGGTATTGCTCGTGGGCTGCTTTATCTCCATCAAGATTCAACATTGAGGATCATACATAGAGATCTCAAGACAAGCAATATACTTCTTGATATTGATATGATCCCAAAGATATCGGATTTTGGCTTAGCCAGATCATTTATGGGAGACCAAGCCGAGGCTAATACAAATAGAGTGATGGGAACATA TGGATATATGCCTCCAGAGTATGCAGTGCATGGGTTTTTCTCAATAAAATCTGATGTTTTTAGCTTTGGAGTTGTTGTACTTGAGATCATTAGCGGCACGAAGAATCGTGGATTTTGTGATCCTCAACATAATCTAAACCTTCTTGGCCAT GCATGGCGATTATGGATTGAAGAAAGGTCACTGGAGTTCATAGCTGACATATCGTATGATGATGCCatatcttcaaaaataataagatttATTCATGTTGGTCTATTGTGTGTACAACAGAAACCAGAAAATAGGCCTAACATGTCATCTGTGGTTTTTATGTTGAAGGGTGAAAATTTACTCCCCAAACCAAGTAAACCCGGGTTCTATGCAGGAAGAGATACTACAAATAGCATAGGATCTTCATCAATAAATGATGCTTCAATCTCAATGTTAGAGGCGCGGTAG